One segment of Mugil cephalus isolate CIBA_MC_2020 chromosome 14, CIBA_Mcephalus_1.1, whole genome shotgun sequence DNA contains the following:
- the srd5a1 gene encoding 3-oxo-5-alpha-steroid 4-dehydrogenase 1: MDALLSRLFSSEAEELFTLDCMAYLMHVMAACTFVTLLFENVPYGRYASSKYGFPVNARFAWFVQELPAFFLPLCLVFWTSSAKTSLLPNQLLIAMYFCHYVHRSLIYPFLIRGGKATPFVSFALATVFCTYNGYMQIRYLSHYAEYPASWVTHPCFIIGSALWLVGWLVNMYSDHILRNLRKPGETGYKIPTGGMFEYVSGANFLGEITEWAGFALAGHSVHSLAFAIFTTVVLASRAVAHHKWYLAKFEDYPRSRKALIPFLY; the protein is encoded by the exons ATGGACGCCCTCCTCTCCAGGCTCTTCTCCTCGGAGGCAGAGGAACTGTTCACACTGGACTGCATGGCTTACCTCATGCATGTCATGGCAGCCTGCACTTTCGTTACATTGCTTTTCGAAAATGTCCCATACGGGCGATATGCTAGCAGCAAATATGGATTCCCAGTGAATGCTAGATTTGCCTGGTTTGTCCAGGAGCTGCCTGCCTTCTTCTTGCCTTTGTGCCTGGTATTTTGGACATCCTCTGCAAAAACGTCACTGCTGCCAAATCAGCTGCTCATTGCCATGTACTTCTGCCACTATGTCCACAG ATCTcttatttatccatttttaaTAAGAGGAGGGAAGGCAACACCATTTGTCTCATTCGCTCTGGCCACTGTCTTCTGCACCTATAATGGTTACATGCAGATCAGGTACCTGAGCCATTATGCCGAGTACCCTGCATCCTGGGTTACACATCCGTGCTTCATCATTG GGTCTGCTCTGTGGTTAGTTGGCTGGCTTGTAAATATGTACTCTGACCACATCCTGAGGAACCTGAGAAAGCCCGGAGAGACTGGTTACAAGATTCCCACAG GCGGAATGTTTGAATATGTGTCTGGGGCCAACTTCTTGGGGGAGATAACAGAGTGGGCTGGCTTCGCTCTAGCAGGCCACTCTGTTCACAGCTTAGCTTTCGCCATCTTTACCACAGTGGTTCTCGCCAGCAGGGCTGTGGCCCACCACAa ATGGTACCTTGCTAAGTTTGAAGACTATCCTAGAAGCAGAAAAGCGTTGATTCCCTTTCTGTACTAG